The following is a genomic window from Neoarius graeffei isolate fNeoGra1 chromosome 16, fNeoGra1.pri, whole genome shotgun sequence.
GTTAAACATCTTTCCAAATTAAATTTGGAACAGGTCAGTAATAGTGTCGAAAGGTGGCATTTAAGAGATTCATGTTTTAATTAAATCACAGACCCTTTTGGAAAATGTGATGGTACATAAAGCAAAAAGATGAGTACTTCTTAAATGCCAGACAAAGGATCAGCTCTTTTTTTGGCTTAACCGTAGGCGTTCGGCTCTGACCAAACTCAATGATCAAAGTCTTTCAGATCCAGTAATCCAGTGCTTTTCAGCTTCTCCAGCCACATCACAGCAGCTTCATTCATCACCGGCAGGCAGATTTTCTTCAATCCTCTTGATGAACTTCATGCGGATTTCTGTTACATTGTCTCCTCTTAGTGTGTCTTGAGCAAAACGTACATCCACTGCCATTTGCACCTGCAAAAACAAGCCCAAAACGTTAAGAATGACCAGAATGGCTaaaattttctctttttttttattcatttttaactCATGAGTGTCTATGAATGTTtcaagtgatttaaaaaaataaaaaaataaaatcccaCATGAAAATTGTCTACAAATTTCAGCAGcgcagtggttggcactgtcgatTCACaacaataaggttctgggtttgaaccttgcagctgactaaggtctttctgtgtggcgtttgcacattctccccgtgcctgcgtgggtttcctcagggtgctctggtttcctcccacagtccaaagacacacatgcagattaggtcaactggctattgTAAATTGGCCCtagttgtgaatgtgaatgattgttcATCTTTGTATTAACCCTGCAGTAGTTTAGtgatctgcccagggtgtaccccaccactCGCCTGActgactccagctttcctgcgaacctgatggataagcagtagagAAAAACCAATTTTTTTTGTTGTAACGAGCCTTTTGCTGTCTCTCCAACTAACAGCTGATTTTCACTGAGAGGACCCAATATCTGCTAGTACTCATCAATCAGACCCTTAATATTCCTTAGTATACATTATACCACTGCTGCTGAATTCTCgtttctgattggttagaaggtttTGATTCATTCTCTGTGGCATCACCTGTTATGTGACATGACATCAGTGGTTCATTGCAAAACAAATCACACATTTATACTaatatatgttattgtttctacaaTAATAAGTTACACAGGGACTTGGATGACAGATGTGTTGATATGGTGAGGTTTTGTGTGAGGAGACAGCATTGTGTCGAGATGTAGCATTTTTATAACAGTCAGACATAAAGCTGTAGCTTTAAGTTTTCTGACCTGTAAAGGTGTTCAAAATGGAGGgcttcagaggttttttttttttttttgctaacaaaacaACCTGGATGTTTTATAATTTCAATTGACAGAGAGGgaagaaggaggaaaaaaaaaaaactagatagaactcgacgccaacggcgtcgatggggatgcctccgcctggtagactacacgccttgttaagttgtgatttggggatggacatttgacctcacagtaatcttgacctcaaaatctaaatcagttcatgtttgtcccaaagtgcacaaatggtgaacgtttggtgaaattcctttcattagtctttgagatatggcgttcacaaagtttggggatggacatttgacctcacagtaatgttgacctgtgaccttttaacctcaaaatctaaatcagttcatgtttgtccccaaatgcacaaatggtgaaagtttggtgaaattcctttcattagcctttgagatactgcgttcacaaggttttcgaacagacatttgacctcacagtgaccttgaccttagaccttttgatctcaaaatctaatcatttcatctttgtcccaaagtgcacaaatggtgaacgtttggtgaaattcctttcattagtctttgagatggtgttcacaaagtttggggatggacaatcgacctcacagtaatcctgacctgtgaccttttaacctcaaaatctaaatcagttcatgtttgtcccaaagcgcacaaatggtgaaagtttggtgaaattcctttcattagcctttgagatatcacgatcacaaggtttcgggacggacagaCGCATGCACAgatggacggacaacccgaaatcataatgcctcctgcaccttaaggtggcggaggcataaaaagagaccggtgaaggaatgactgtttatagctactatTAAGTAAGCATAAAACAGCAACTAACATTCTGTCcaagttccacaacattaaaacacAGCTACAAATGGATTAAGCATGTGGTGGTGAtgcttaattttaaaaaaaaattaacacgaGAACATTTCTGTGGTCTCAAAGGCATAATTTCAGGACGGGCTGCttctggaaaataatcaacttcaggatggTAATGGCCCTATTGTTCGAGTCATGCATCACTGCTCTTTTGCTGAATATTTTCCTGAAGTGTTtaattctttacttagttgtctcACGGAGGAGAGAAGAGTTTATACTGCAATTTTTCCACAGTAGGCTGTGAAAGAATGTTAGTATAAAGTGATAAATTAGCGAGCATGCTTAATAAGCGGAGAAACATTTGACACACACAGTGTCCATCTTTGAAATCAGTTTTGGAACCTGTTGCTGAACCAAAGCAgagctggaacagttcatttgcTTCATTAATTAAGGTCATGAAAGCACAAACTAAATCAGCTGTGCTCATTACTGAGAGAAGTTTTCTGTATAGCAGTATGCAAGGATTTGATGATCACATAAGAACTTTACCGAGAGATTATTCAGTGTTTGGGGAACAAATAATGGGATTTATAGTTCACTTTGGTTTCATCCCAAATCACATACGTGTGTACTAAAATAACGCACCACCAGCTGTTACTTCAGTCTAGTCTGGTCTTTAGTCTAGTCTGGTCTTTAGTCTAGTCTTTAGCTGCTCACAGTGAATTATTCAAATGCAAGTCACTTGTGCTGTATATAAATTTCAGCCATGGGTccgtcattcagtgcgtttacatgcacatagagaaaatcgaatttctgccgtagctcgactgaaatcgaagttctaaatgccatggaaacaccttagcttggctgaaatcgaaccaaactggatttctcgtaatcgagctacgcgacctagattatgcgattgtagccgagctacttagtgcatgtaaaccctatcgagctgcgtagtcgagctacttacttcagcactgccccttccggaagtgacgagtgacgagaccacaagcgtgaaacacaacagcctcggttggcatgacaacagtagtagaaacgtgcacttctggagcaatgaggagatagagttcatgctcattcagcttaaggagttgagaatatatatataaataaaaaataatatctctcgatgttgctgtcctcgtcgtcgttcttcttgtgaacacggaactgataacttttatactcttgaatagctcttcttcatgacgacaaccggaagtgtaccaacacgatggggcgtgtagcgccacctgtggctcgggtgcacaatgtacctcacacaatagctcgatttccttgtgtgcatgtaggattggatttctctggcacccttagctcgattatcgacagtagctcgatttggatgcgcatgtaaacgcactgattgttagCTGTTCAATAAAATCAGTGTTTTCAAACACTATCCCCAATTTCTTCAGtgttttgattattattattttttattttcacaagCGAAATCTTTAACATGGCACACATTGAAACTCTTTACCATCTCCAGAGCGCCTCTCAGCACACCACACAGTAGGTTGGAGTAAATTAGTGTGTTATGGTTGTCTGGAAGCTCCACAAAGTCCACCAGTGGATTACTCTCCATGATGAGGGAGAACTCATCTCCAGCAGGGCTCCAGTTCGTCACACTGGGTGTGATGCCCAGATACAGCTTAAAGGCTACCTGTTCATGAGAAACAGAAATACCCTTAACCCATGAAGTACCC
Proteins encoded in this region:
- the trappc3 gene encoding trafficking protein particle complex subunit 3, whose amino-acid sequence is MSRQSNRTTDNKKMNSELFTLTYGALVTQLCKDYENDEEVNKQLDKMGYNIGVRLIEDFLARSSVGRCQDFRETADVIAKVAFKLYLGITPSVTNWSPAGDEFSLIMESNPLVDFVELPDNHNTLIYSNLLCGVLRGALEMVQMAVDVRFAQDTLRGDNVTEIRMKFIKRIEENLPAGDE